Proteins from a genomic interval of Coccinella septempunctata chromosome 2, icCocSept1.1, whole genome shotgun sequence:
- the LOC123308052 gene encoding trypsin-like has protein sequence MLLKNIIIFLCLHLPNSETASSTTNTIKHHPTRRSVLKTTNKSTIPVTPKKIVGGHQCGVEKYPFMVSLRRLSTLSHFCAGSLIRPDWIITAAHCVAPHAHEPNLFTAIAGISQFNQLGIQRIRVKQIFVHPEFDENNFDNDIALISLEHNFVLTELVQPITIPNHVIHEDLYAICPEGTSIGWGWHSESKVRHLENGSIPHLPVMQCVINLPLMSERQCLNARAGLHLRPNTFCAMVQTRENLCQGDSGGPLFRNNVQYGIVSSGYTCNFANDTPGYYTRIDRVLSFIKECLSGQVSYSKNIIREVEEVGDGSLVIKHNDFLCIFSLFLYFQL, from the coding sequence ATgttgttgaaaaatatcatcatattcCTCTGTCTTCATTTACCCAACTCAGAGACTGCTTCTTCCACTACAAATACTATCAAACATCACCCTACTAGGCGTAGTGTCCTGAAAACAACAAACAAATCCACTATTCCAGTGACGCCTAAGAAAATCGTAGGTGGTCATCAATGTGGAGTTGAAAAGTATCCATTCATGGTTTCTCTCCGAAGACTGTCCACCCTCTCCCATTTCTGCGCTGGTTCTCTCATAAGACCAGATTGGATCATAACAGCTGCCCATTGCGTAGCACCCCATGCCCACGAGCCCAACCTCTTCACCGCAATTGCTGGAATATCACAATTCAACCAACTAGGCATACAGCGTATCAGAGTCAAGCAGATATTCGTTCATCCAGAATTCGACGAAAATAATTTCGATAACGACATCGCTCTGATTTCTCTCGAACACAACTTCGTTCTCACAGAACTGGTACAGCCAATCACCATACCGAATCACGTGATACACGAAGATCTGTATGCGATCTGTCCAGAAGGAACCTCGATCGGCTGGGGATGGCACAGCGAAAGCAAGGTTCGACATTTGGAAAACGGTTCAATCCCCCACCTCCCCGTCATGCAGTGTGTGATCAATCTCCCACTCATGTCGGAACGGCAGTGCTTGAATGCTAGAGCAGGTCTGCACCTGCGCCCCAACACCTTTTGCGCTATGGTCCAAACAAGGGAAAACCTGTGCCAGGGCGACAGTGGTGGTCCGTTGTTTCGTAATAACGTTCAGTACGGAATAGTGTCAAGTGGATATACTTGTAATTTCGCTAATGATACTCCCGGTTATTACACCAGGATCGACAGGGTTCTGAGTTTTATCAAGGAGTGTTTGAGTGGTCAAGTGAGTTATTCCAAAAATATCATCCGGGAAGTGGAGGAGGTTGGAGATGGATCATTAGTTATTAAGCACAATGATTTTCTATGTATCTTTTCGTTATTTCTGTATTTTCAACTTTAA
- the LOC123308056 gene encoding trypsin-like, which translates to MKLLDLCCSLVIFRITLAVNDPTCTFANYPFVIGIKETFSFKHVCGGSLVKPNTVLTLASCVIERKDIPGFFTAVAGPSSIGRVGSQRIIAQRVVVHKRFDRSRGMNDVGLLILSSNFELSNLVSVVRIPEQYIAEDIGKRHTRGVAIGWGPYHPGKRLTDDNRYLFNPKLNCIRLTILSESKCKMVRKGFGYEPNKICAWVPQGDEDLCQGDAGGPLVSNGTQYGIVSVGFGCDSTKSPAFYERIDRVLDIFMQPYQIDIEYRSISIRYQACSVTFISVVCSIYMN; encoded by the coding sequence ATGAAACTCCTAGATCTCTGTTGTTCACttgttattttcagaataaCTCTCGCCGTAAATGATCCAACGTGTACCTTCGCCAACTACCCCTTCGTCATCGGTATCAAAGAAacattttctttcaaacatgTGTGTGGAGGATCCTTAGTCAAACCTAACACAGTTCTCACCCTTGCCAGTTGCGTGATCGAACGGAAGGACATTCCTGGATTCTTCACCGCTGTTGCTGGACCTTCCTCTATCGGTCGAGTAGGTTCCCAAAGGATCATTGCTCAGAGAGTGGTTGTCCACAAGAGATTCGACAGAAGTCGAGGAATGAACGATGTTGGACTCCTCATTTTGAGCAGCAATTTTGAGCTATCGAATTTGGTGTCCGTCGTGAGGATACCCGAACAATATATCGCGGAAGACATTGGAAAGAGGCATACCAGAGGTGTTGCGATCGGCTGGGGCCCCTATCACCCAGGAAAACGACTGACGGACGACAACAGGTACCTTTTCAACCCTAAACTGAACTGCATTCGTCTGACCATACTGAGCGAAAGCAAGTGCAAAATGGTGAGGAAGGGTTTCGGATACGAACCTAATAAAATATGTGCTTGGGTACCTCAAGGTGATGAAGATTTGTGTCAAGGTGATGCTGGCGGGCCACTGGTCAGCAATGGTACTCAGTATGGAATAGTTTCAGTTGGATTTGGTTGCGATTCTACAAAGAGTCCAGCGTTCTATGAAAGGATAGATCGAGTCCTCGATATATTTATGCAGCCTTACCAGATAGATATAGAATATAGATCGATATCAATAAGATATCAGGCTTGTAGTGTTACGTTTATTTCAGTAGTTTGTTCAATTTATATGAATTAA
- the LOC123308053 gene encoding anionic trypsin-like, which yields MHVFCVFNIILVSISLHESISQPYNLTTRIVGGYDCSVEKYPFMLSIRETRSMKHFCGGTLIKPDFVLTAAHCAQLYENHPSLITVVSGTSEFKQAGMQRQPAKAVYVHSNYNPKDFSNDIALIHLEEPFIMNDLVKSIKLPEEPIKKDLINVCNIMKVIGWGYREKWLPEETNYKLAYKFNPVLQCVDIPLISRAECASKNLGILDQSFVCTMGSGKDACQGDSGGPLFCGDTQYGIVSNGYGCAVENEPGYYTRIDRFLTFVEYVTTTVPLQEPRRFKRTNRGVTFFCSTKLIIIFSTFTRFF from the coding sequence ATGCATGTGTTCTGTGTCTTCAATATAATTCTCGTATCGATCAGCCTTCATGAATCTATATCTCAACCTTACAACTTGACTACGAGAATAGTTGGTGGGTACGACTGCTCTGTAGAAAAGTATCCTTTCATGCTATCCATCAGGGAAACCAGATCTATGAAACATTTTTGCGGTGGCACTCTGATAAAACCAGATTTCGTATTGACCGCTGCTCATTGCGCGCAGCTATATGAGAACCATCCTAGTTTGATCACTGTAGTATCAGGAACATCAGAGTTCAAACAAGCAGGAATGCAAAGACAACCAGCTAAGGCAGTGTACGTTCACAGTAACTACAATCCCAAGGATTTTTCTAACGACATCGCGTTAATTCATCTGGAAGAACCATTCATAATGAACGACTTGGTAAAATCCATTAAACTTCCAGAAGAACCAATAAAAAAAGATTTGATCAACGTGTGCAACATTATGAAGGTTATTGGGTGGGGATATCGTGAAAAATGGTTGCCGGAAGAGACAAACTACAAGTTAGCTTACAAATTCAACCCTGTTCTTCAATGCGTTGATATTCCTTTGATATCTAGAGCTGAATGCGCTTCAAAAAATTTGGGTATCCTGGACCAATCTTTCGTCTGTACCATGGGCTCCGGCAAGGATGCTTGTCAAGGAGACTCTGGCGGGCCCTTGTTTTGTGGTGATACCCAGTATGGGATAGTTTCTAACGGCTATGGATGCGCCGTGGAAAACGAACCAGGATATTACACGAGGATAGATAGGTTCTTGACATTCGTAGAATATGTAACCACTACTGTTCCACTACAGGAGCCAAGGAGATTCAAAAGAACAAACAGGGGTGTAACTTTTTTTTGTTCGACCAAACTTATCATTATATTTTCCACATTCACgagatttttttga